The Fortiea contorta PCC 7126 genome has a segment encoding these proteins:
- the pstS gene encoding phosphate ABC transporter substrate-binding protein PstS — protein sequence MSFSTTIWNRVVTTTVVASAVAISPMFVATAQQAQTLNGAGATFPAPLYERYAREIKKKHPELKVNYQAIGSGGGIRQTIAGTVDFGASDAAMKDEEMAQVKNGVILVPTAGGAVSVVYNLPGVSSLRLSRATLPAIFSGQITNWNDAKIKADNPSANLPNLPIKFVVRADGSGTTFIFTNHLSTISGYFKGRIGANTAPKWTLPNVLKGKGNPGVAALVARTPGSIGYVEYSYAVENKLNSAQIQNKKGEFVSPSLQTANAALSTVQFPDNYRVFVGDPGQGYPIVGLTWMMVYKQYPAGKGDAIKKWINWVLKDGQQFNDDLNYTKIPDSVANRVLQTVNSTVK from the coding sequence ATGAGTTTTTCGACCACCATTTGGAATCGTGTAGTTACTACTACTGTAGTAGCGTCTGCTGTTGCAATTAGTCCTATGTTTGTAGCGACTGCTCAACAAGCTCAAACTCTCAATGGTGCAGGAGCAACTTTTCCCGCTCCATTGTATGAGCGCTATGCTCGTGAAATTAAGAAAAAACATCCAGAATTGAAAGTTAACTACCAAGCAATTGGTAGCGGTGGCGGTATTCGCCAAACTATTGCTGGAACCGTTGATTTTGGTGCTAGCGATGCAGCGATGAAAGACGAAGAAATGGCACAAGTCAAGAATGGTGTCATCCTAGTACCCACTGCAGGCGGTGCTGTTTCTGTTGTTTACAATCTTCCCGGTGTTAGCAGTCTGAGATTGTCTCGCGCTACATTACCCGCTATTTTTTCCGGACAAATTACTAACTGGAACGACGCCAAAATCAAAGCTGATAACCCCAGCGCTAACCTACCAAATTTACCAATTAAATTCGTAGTGCGCGCTGATGGTAGTGGTACAACTTTCATTTTCACCAATCATTTGAGTACCATTAGTGGTTATTTCAAAGGTAGAATTGGCGCTAACACAGCTCCCAAATGGACTTTGCCTAATGTGCTCAAAGGTAAAGGTAATCCAGGTGTAGCGGCTCTAGTAGCTCGCACCCCTGGTTCTATTGGTTATGTAGAGTACAGTTACGCTGTAGAAAACAAGTTGAATTCTGCACAAATCCAAAATAAGAAAGGAGAATTTGTCTCTCCTTCTTTACAAACAGCAAACGCAGCTTTATCAACAGTTCAATTCCCTGACAACTACCGCGTTTTCGTTGGTGATCCTGGACAAGGCTACCCCATTGTTGGTCTAACTTGGATGATGGTTTATAAGCAGTATCCCGCTGGAAAAGGTGATGCTATTAAAAAATGGATCAATTGGGTGCTCAAAGATGGTCAACAATTTAATGATGACCTCAACTACACCAAAATCCCTGATAGTGTAGCTAACCGTGTATTACAAACAGTAAATAGCACTGTCAAGTAA
- the pstC gene encoding phosphate ABC transporter permease subunit PstC, with product MANSFEPTDKNSSHQLNLGDENVNLTATGDRIFWFDQGFTWLVYAFAVITVAVLFLMSLIIFREAYPAVAKFGLGFIWGLDWDTGNQNFGALPYIYGTLVSSAIAIIFTVPVALAIALVTSENFFPPSVRSTIAFVVELIAAIPSVIVGLWAIFIFIPVLEIPQKWIASIFGWIPLFGTVDPAGTNILTAGIVLAIMILPTMAAISREVLLVVPKELRSASMALGSTRWETIFRVLLPAGFSGIVSAAMLALGRALGETMAVTMVIGNSAQISISLLDPAYTIPSVLANEFAEAEPGLHIGALSYLGLILFALTLAVNIGAVLLVQWVGKKNK from the coding sequence ATGGCAAATTCATTTGAACCTACTGATAAAAATTCATCACACCAACTGAATTTAGGTGATGAAAACGTTAATTTGACAGCTACTGGCGACAGAATTTTTTGGTTTGATCAAGGGTTTACATGGTTAGTGTATGCCTTTGCGGTGATTACTGTTGCAGTACTATTTTTGATGAGTTTGATTATTTTCCGCGAAGCTTATCCAGCGGTGGCTAAGTTTGGGTTGGGGTTTATCTGGGGTTTAGATTGGGACACAGGTAATCAAAATTTTGGCGCTCTACCTTATATATACGGGACTTTGGTAAGTAGTGCGATCGCGATTATTTTCACAGTTCCAGTCGCCTTAGCGATCGCTTTAGTTACCAGCGAGAATTTCTTTCCTCCATCGGTACGCTCAACTATAGCGTTTGTGGTTGAGTTAATTGCCGCAATTCCTAGTGTAATTGTGGGTCTATGGGCTATCTTTATCTTTATTCCTGTTCTGGAAATTCCCCAAAAGTGGATAGCTAGTATTTTTGGCTGGATACCATTATTTGGTACAGTAGACCCCGCTGGGACAAATATTTTAACCGCTGGAATTGTGCTAGCGATTATGATTTTGCCCACCATGGCTGCAATTTCTCGTGAAGTTTTGTTAGTAGTTCCTAAGGAGTTACGCAGCGCATCTATGGCGTTGGGAAGCACTCGGTGGGAAACAATTTTTCGGGTGTTGTTACCAGCTGGATTTTCTGGAATTGTCAGCGCCGCCATGCTCGCATTAGGTAGAGCTTTGGGCGAAACAATGGCTGTGACTATGGTGATTGGTAACTCGGCTCAAATTAGCATTTCCTTACTCGATCCTGCTTACACCATTCCTTCTGTATTAGCTAACGAATTCGCCGAAGCTGAACCCGGATTACACATTGGTGCTCTCAGCTATTTAGGCTTAATTTTATTTGCTTTAACTCTAGCTGTAAATATCGGTGCTGTGCTTTTGGTACAGTGGGTAGGCAAGAAAAATAAATAG
- the pstA gene encoding phosphate ABC transporter permease PstA: protein MSSYQQSEIDKSLAAELYSPLPSTRLFFSYGMNAIAFFFTALALVPLVSILWEILVRGTSGLRPAMFFTSVIDNGFGNAILGTITVVLIGSALSIPTGLLTGIFLAEFSKNKYAKTVRFITTILTGVPSIVVGMFAYGLIVLTTKGFSALAGGFALAVIMLPIIVLTTEEALKLIPVPQRLASAALGGTRFQTISRVVVAAAIPGITTGVLLAVARAAGETAPLVFTALFSLDWSEGLISPTASLPVLIFNLYNDPSPERNQLVWTTSIILLSLVLCVSLLSRLVISKTRKR from the coding sequence ATGAGCAGCTATCAACAGTCAGAAATAGATAAATCTCTAGCAGCAGAATTGTACAGTCCCCTCCCGTCCACAAGACTGTTTTTTAGCTACGGGATGAATGCGATCGCCTTTTTTTTCACTGCCTTAGCCTTAGTTCCCTTAGTATCAATATTGTGGGAAATTTTAGTACGGGGAACTTCCGGACTCAGACCGGCAATGTTTTTCACCTCAGTCATTGATAATGGCTTTGGCAATGCTATTTTAGGCACGATTACCGTTGTCCTCATCGGTTCAGCATTAAGTATACCCACAGGTCTTTTAACAGGTATATTTCTCGCTGAATTTAGCAAAAATAAATATGCTAAAACAGTGCGCTTTATCACTACTATTCTCACAGGTGTTCCCTCAATTGTTGTCGGGATGTTCGCCTACGGGTTGATAGTTTTAACAACTAAAGGATTTAGCGCTTTAGCTGGTGGGTTTGCTTTAGCAGTTATCATGCTTCCGATTATCGTCCTCACCACAGAAGAAGCTTTAAAACTAATTCCTGTTCCTCAACGTCTCGCCTCTGCAGCTTTAGGTGGAACTCGGTTCCAAACCATATCTCGTGTTGTTGTGGCTGCAGCGATTCCGGGGATTACTACAGGTGTTTTGTTAGCTGTTGCTAGGGCTGCGGGTGAAACAGCGCCCCTGGTTTTTACTGCTTTATTTAGCTTAGATTGGTCAGAAGGATTAATTAGTCCTACTGCTTCTTTACCAGTCTTGATTTTTAACCTTTATAACGACCCCAGCCCGGAAAGAAACCAACTAGTTTGGACTACTTCCATCATTCTCCTGAGCTTAGTTTTGTGTGTCAGTCTTCTGTCTCGTTTAGTTATTAGCAAAACGAGAAAACGCTAA
- the pstB gene encoding phosphate ABC transporter ATP-binding protein PstB, translating into MSQLTPAIQVKNLSFYYSPKSTKPAIEGVSMDIYKNQVTAIIGPSGCGKSTFIKTLNRISELEGDVKINPEGRVEFLGQNIYDPKININRLRRQIGMVFQKPNPFPMSIYENVAYGVKIAGNPSKTELDEIVESALKGAALWDEVKDKLHQSALGLSGGQQQRLCIARALAVRPKVLLMDEPCSALDPIATIKVEELIHSLRSELTIAIVTHNMQQATRVSDFTAFFSTDESRIGQMVEFGATNQIFSNPLDTRTRDYVSGRFG; encoded by the coding sequence ATGAGTCAATTAACTCCCGCTATCCAAGTCAAAAACCTCAGCTTTTACTACAGTCCCAAAAGCACTAAACCGGCGATTGAGGGGGTATCAATGGATATTTATAAGAATCAAGTAACCGCCATTATTGGCCCTAGCGGTTGCGGTAAATCTACCTTCATCAAAACCCTCAATCGGATTAGCGAATTGGAAGGAGATGTCAAAATTAATCCTGAAGGACGTGTAGAATTTTTGGGACAAAATATCTATGACCCAAAGATTAATATCAATCGCTTACGCCGTCAAATTGGGATGGTATTTCAAAAGCCTAATCCTTTTCCCATGAGCATTTATGAAAATGTTGCTTATGGTGTGAAAATAGCCGGTAATCCTTCTAAAACAGAATTAGATGAGATTGTGGAATCTGCTCTCAAAGGTGCAGCTTTGTGGGACGAAGTTAAAGATAAACTACACCAATCTGCTTTGGGGCTATCTGGTGGACAACAGCAGCGCCTCTGTATCGCCCGCGCTTTAGCAGTCAGACCAAAAGTCCTGTTGATGGATGAACCTTGTTCAGCCCTCGACCCCATTGCAACTATTAAAGTTGAAGAATTGATCCATAGCTTGCGTTCAGAGTTGACAATAGCGATCGTTACTCATAATATGCAGCAAGCTACTCGTGTATCAGATTTCACAGCTTTCTTTAGCACCGATGAAAGCCGCATTGGACAAATGGTAGAATTTGGCGCCACAAATCAAATCTTTAGCAACCCCCTCGATACCCGTACTCGTGACTACGTTTCTGGGCGTTTCGGTTAA
- the petJ gene encoding cytochrome c6 PetJ, which yields MKKIFSVILLGIAIFTFAFSSPALADAASGAKVFTANCAQCHAGGKNLVNAAKTLKKEALVKFHMDTAEAIIAQVTNGKGAMPAFKGRLKPAQIEDVAAYVLDKADKNWK from the coding sequence ATGAAGAAAATTTTTTCAGTAATACTGTTAGGCATTGCCATCTTCACTTTTGCCTTTAGCAGTCCCGCTTTAGCAGACGCAGCCAGTGGAGCTAAAGTCTTTACCGCTAACTGTGCTCAGTGTCACGCAGGTGGTAAGAATTTAGTTAATGCGGCAAAAACTTTGAAGAAGGAAGCTTTGGTAAAGTTCCACATGGATACAGCCGAAGCTATTATCGCTCAAGTTACTAATGGTAAAGGCGCTATGCCTGCTTTTAAAGGTCGGTTAAAACCCGCTCAAATCGAAGATGTAGCTGCTTATGTACTTGATAAAGCAGACAAAAACTGGAAGTAG
- a CDS encoding GNAT family N-acetyltransferase produces the protein MTTDKNLTLRFAEPDDCGVLFDLIQQLAEYEKLTHAVTGNVLLLQEHLFGDHRYIEAILAENAGQAVGFALFFHNYSTFLTKPGIYLEDLFVKPEFRRLGVGKALLIKLAQIAVERNCGRLEWSVLDWNEPAKTFYRRMGADILDDWRICRVTEEALTALADQK, from the coding sequence ATGACTACAGATAAAAATTTAACTTTGCGTTTTGCTGAACCCGATGATTGTGGTGTATTGTTTGATTTAATTCAACAGCTTGCGGAGTATGAAAAATTAACTCATGCTGTTACTGGTAATGTTTTGCTACTTCAAGAGCATCTGTTTGGTGATCACAGATATATTGAGGCAATATTAGCTGAGAACGCAGGTCAAGCTGTGGGTTTTGCGCTGTTCTTCCATAACTATTCTACATTCTTAACCAAGCCAGGAATTTATTTAGAAGATTTGTTTGTTAAACCAGAATTTCGACGTCTAGGAGTCGGGAAAGCGTTGTTAATTAAATTAGCTCAAATAGCAGTGGAGCGAAATTGCGGACGCTTGGAATGGAGCGTTTTAGATTGGAATGAACCAGCGAAAACCTTCTATCGCCGTATGGGAGCTGATATTTTAGATGACTGGCGAATTTGTCGCGTTACTGAAGAAGCGCTGACAGCTTTAGCTGACCAAAAATAG
- a CDS encoding DMT family transporter: MRLIVRSGNSLYIQGIILIILINIIGATTFPLTKEIVSDLSPSALIAARFIIAAAVFALNLRNINKLLLRDGTILGFLFFLYLAIETVALQTIPANRAVFIASLNALIVPLLGWLSGQRVILRTFIAAGIAVIGIGVMFWEGGELRFGDILMLFDAFVYAAYTMFLGRVASRHPTLTLTSVQLLFIAGLGMVWSNTEIFTEFATIRQHWGAILYLGLVATAAVIWLQTLAMRWVPADEAALLYTLEPLFTVVFSFWLLGEHLGIRGFMGAVLVLAALILSHTPDKGESKAEVEIQSS; the protein is encoded by the coding sequence ATGCGATTAATTGTGAGATCTGGAAATTCTTTATACATTCAAGGAATAATACTAATAATTCTTATTAACATAATTGGGGCGACAACTTTTCCCTTAACCAAGGAAATAGTGAGTGACCTATCGCCTAGTGCATTGATTGCGGCACGGTTCATTATAGCTGCAGCCGTTTTCGCCCTCAACTTACGCAACATTAACAAGCTTTTGCTACGTGATGGTACGATTTTAGGTTTTTTGTTTTTTTTATACCTAGCTATTGAAACAGTTGCACTGCAGACGATACCTGCAAACCGAGCAGTATTCATCGCCAGTCTGAACGCACTCATCGTCCCCTTACTGGGGTGGCTAAGTGGTCAGCGAGTAATTTTGAGAACCTTTATCGCTGCAGGAATAGCTGTGATTGGTATTGGCGTAATGTTTTGGGAAGGGGGAGAGCTACGGTTTGGTGATATATTGATGTTATTTGATGCTTTCGTCTATGCAGCTTACACAATGTTCCTAGGGCGAGTTGCGTCTCGTCACCCCACCTTAACTCTCACCAGTGTGCAACTTTTGTTCATTGCGGGGCTGGGTATGGTGTGGAGTAACACTGAAATTTTTACTGAGTTTGCAACAATTCGTCAACACTGGGGAGCGATTCTCTACCTAGGGTTAGTAGCGACGGCTGCGGTCATTTGGCTACAAACCCTGGCTATGCGCTGGGTTCCCGCTGACGAAGCGGCTTTATTGTATACACTTGAGCCGCTGTTCACGGTGGTTTTCTCATTCTGGCTCCTAGGAGAGCATTTGGGAATCCGCGGTTTTATGGGTGCGGTTCTGGTTTTGGCTGCATTAATTCTGAGCCATACCCCTGACAAGGGTGAGTCGAAAGCTGAAGTTGAGATTCAGAGCAGTTAA
- a CDS encoding RpoD/SigA family RNA polymerase sigma factor has protein sequence MYQTKQKSLKETMNIAQLGTMETLENAADHEHQSLDNLELVVEEDSPITENLESEERDGDEMAAARPSGYNKTEHDDAVGAFFKEMARYPLLKPDEEVELARRVRFIEEVRELQASLHSDLGQYPTKLQVAAQLDMTEKQLESRLYQGRVAKRKMIRSNLRLVVSIAKRYLNRGVPFLDLIQEGAMGLNRATEKFDPDKGYKFSTYAYWWIRQAITRAIANDARTIRLPIHIVEKLNKLKKAQRELKQKLSRNPSEAEMAEALEITVQQLRQLQQLRRQALSLNHRVGKEEDTELMDLLEDEDNQSPEAKMNENMMRQEIWEVLGDVLTPREKDVISLRYGLTTSEPCTLEEVGNMFNLSRERVRQIQSKAMRKLRRPHIAKRLKGWLI, from the coding sequence ATGTACCAAACAAAGCAAAAATCCCTAAAGGAAACTATGAATATTGCTCAGTTGGGAACAATGGAAACACTGGAGAACGCTGCTGACCATGAACATCAATCACTCGATAATTTAGAACTAGTGGTAGAGGAAGATTCCCCAATTACAGAAAACCTGGAATCAGAGGAACGTGATGGGGACGAGATGGCAGCAGCCCGACCTTCGGGGTATAACAAAACAGAGCATGACGATGCTGTAGGCGCATTTTTTAAGGAAATGGCGCGCTATCCGTTGCTAAAACCTGACGAAGAGGTGGAATTGGCGCGGAGAGTCAGATTTATTGAAGAAGTGAGAGAATTACAAGCGTCTCTGCACTCAGATTTAGGACAGTATCCGACAAAGCTACAAGTAGCTGCTCAACTAGATATGACCGAAAAGCAACTAGAAAGTCGCTTATATCAAGGTAGAGTAGCGAAACGCAAAATGATTCGCTCGAATTTGCGGTTAGTGGTGTCCATCGCCAAACGATATCTCAATCGCGGAGTCCCTTTCCTGGATTTAATTCAAGAGGGAGCAATGGGTTTGAATCGAGCTACAGAAAAGTTTGACCCAGATAAAGGATATAAGTTCTCGACATACGCTTATTGGTGGATTAGACAAGCAATTACTAGAGCGATCGCTAATGATGCGCGCACAATTCGTTTACCGATACATATTGTTGAAAAACTTAACAAACTTAAAAAAGCCCAACGAGAACTCAAACAAAAACTTTCTCGCAATCCTTCCGAAGCCGAAATGGCCGAAGCTTTGGAAATCACCGTCCAACAACTACGCCAATTACAACAACTACGGCGTCAAGCACTTTCTCTCAACCACCGTGTCGGGAAAGAAGAAGACACAGAGTTGATGGATTTGCTAGAAGACGAAGACAACCAATCACCTGAAGCAAAAATGAATGAAAACATGATGCGTCAGGAAATTTGGGAAGTATTGGGTGATGTGCTGACTCCACGGGAGAAAGATGTGATTTCCCTCCGCTATGGGTTAACAACTAGCGAACCCTGTACCCTGGAAGAAGTCGGGAATATGTTTAATCTTTCGCGGGAAAGAGTTAGACAAATTCAAAGTAAAGCCATGCGGAAACTGCGCCGTCCTCACATCGCCAAACGGTTAAAGGGGTGGTTAATTTAA
- the priA gene encoding primosomal protein N' — MYINGIKSSNFVVAESGEVYKQKTAENQWVEVLVDCPGNSGIFTYRSPSQLEIKPGDILTVPFGSQQLGGIAIRLLTQPNVEIAPEKIRDVEDVVSVGFFPGSYWQLLNRVSAYYYTPLIQVIRMALPPGLLGRSQRRIRLTILGKSRPPKDTNSDTVASFLTPYAQQILALLQAQPAGDYSFAYIQQKVKSAYRGVRELLRFGLVESYLEQPKLTKAKQQKAVTLINTIDRDLTTRQREIIDVLRRRGGELWQNELLQICHASPSTLKALADKGYIVIEEREILRTEQGPALASDFPKVLTGAQTSALETIQTLNSFAQVLLHGVTGSGKTEVYLQAIAPILQQHKSALVLVPEIGLTPQLTDRFRARFGAAKVNVYHSALSDGERYDTWRQMLTGEPQVVIGTRSAIFAPLPHLGIIILDEEHDSSFKQDAPIPTYHARTVAQWRAELENCPLILGSATPSLESWLSFQKPNQHNPRHPSYYLSLPERINSRPLPPVEIVDMRQELQQGNRSIFSRSLQAALEQLEQTNQQGILFIHRRGHSTFVSCRNCGYVLDCPHCDVSLAYHHTEDGAPQLLRCHYCNYGRTHPQHCPECGSPYLKFFGSGTQRVAQELTRQFPKLEYIRFDSDTTRNKGAHRTLLTKFANKEAHLLIGTQMLTKGLDLPQVTLVGVVAADGLLHLSDYRASERAFQTLTQVAGRAGRGDDPGRVIVQTYTPEHEVIAAVKQHDFQSFSQAELEQRQALNYPPYGRLILLRLSSLDPIQVQNTVQIIATAIGTGEGFEILGPAPANVFRVANRYRWQILIKIDPDTLPKLPDWEEVRSLCPQSVSLTIDIDPLNIM; from the coding sequence ATGTATATAAATGGCATAAAATCATCCAATTTTGTTGTGGCTGAAAGTGGGGAAGTATATAAACAAAAAACCGCAGAAAATCAGTGGGTAGAAGTATTAGTAGATTGTCCCGGAAACTCAGGAATATTTACCTACCGCTCGCCATCTCAGTTAGAAATCAAACCAGGAGATATTTTAACTGTACCATTTGGCTCACAACAACTAGGGGGAATTGCCATCAGGTTACTAACACAGCCAAATGTCGAGATAGCGCCAGAAAAAATCCGCGATGTGGAAGATGTGGTGAGTGTGGGTTTTTTTCCCGGTAGTTATTGGCAATTGCTTAATCGAGTCTCAGCATATTACTATACGCCATTAATTCAAGTGATCCGGATGGCTTTACCACCTGGATTATTAGGGCGATCGCAGCGTCGCATCCGTTTAACTATTTTAGGCAAAAGCAGACCACCAAAGGATACAAACAGTGATACTGTCGCCTCTTTTCTCACTCCCTACGCCCAACAAATTTTGGCACTTTTGCAAGCACAACCTGCGGGAGATTATAGTTTTGCCTACATCCAACAAAAAGTTAAATCTGCATATCGTGGCGTCCGGGAATTATTGCGATTTGGTTTAGTAGAAAGTTATTTAGAACAACCAAAATTAACTAAAGCAAAACAGCAAAAAGCTGTCACTCTCATCAACACAATTGACCGTGATTTAACCACTCGCCAAAGAGAAATTATCGACGTATTGCGGCGACGTGGTGGGGAATTGTGGCAAAATGAACTGCTGCAAATTTGCCATGCTAGCCCTTCCACCCTCAAAGCTTTGGCTGATAAAGGTTATATCGTCATTGAAGAACGGGAAATATTACGCACCGAACAAGGGCCAGCATTAGCCAGCGATTTCCCTAAAGTTCTAACCGGAGCGCAAACCAGCGCCCTAGAAACAATACAAACCTTAAATAGCTTTGCTCAAGTTTTATTACACGGCGTCACAGGTTCAGGCAAAACAGAAGTATATTTGCAAGCGATCGCTCCCATACTCCAGCAGCATAAATCCGCCCTCGTCCTCGTCCCCGAAATCGGACTCACACCCCAACTAACAGACCGTTTCCGCGCCCGATTTGGCGCAGCAAAAGTTAATGTCTATCACAGCGCCCTCTCAGACGGTGAACGCTACGACACTTGGCGACAAATGCTCACAGGGGAACCCCAAGTCGTCATTGGTACCCGCAGCGCCATTTTTGCCCCATTACCCCACTTAGGTATTATCATCTTAGACGAAGAACACGACAGCAGCTTTAAACAAGACGCCCCCATCCCCACCTACCACGCCCGCACCGTCGCCCAATGGCGCGCCGAATTAGAAAATTGTCCTCTCATCCTGGGTTCCGCTACACCTTCTCTAGAAAGTTGGTTGAGTTTCCAAAAACCAAATCAACACAACCCCCGTCATCCCTCCTACTATCTCTCCCTCCCAGAACGCATCAACTCCCGTCCTCTCCCCCCAGTAGAAATAGTGGATATGCGCCAGGAGTTACAGCAAGGAAATCGCTCCATATTCAGCAGATCCCTACAAGCAGCATTAGAGCAGTTAGAACAGACAAACCAACAGGGAATTTTATTTATCCATCGCCGGGGACATAGTACATTTGTCTCTTGCCGCAACTGCGGTTATGTGCTGGATTGTCCCCACTGCGACGTATCTCTAGCCTACCACCACACCGAAGACGGAGCGCCGCAATTATTGCGCTGTCATTACTGTAACTACGGGCGTACCCATCCCCAACACTGCCCAGAATGCGGTTCCCCATACCTCAAATTCTTTGGTAGTGGGACTCAGCGAGTAGCCCAAGAACTAACGCGACAATTCCCCAAGTTGGAATATATCCGTTTTGATAGCGACACCACCCGCAACAAAGGCGCACACCGCACCCTGCTTACCAAGTTCGCCAACAAAGAAGCACATTTATTAATCGGGACACAAATGCTCACCAAAGGCTTGGATTTACCGCAGGTAACATTAGTGGGCGTCGTCGCTGCTGATGGACTGCTACATCTGTCAGATTATCGCGCCAGCGAAAGAGCATTCCAAACCCTAACCCAAGTAGCTGGGCGCGCTGGGAGAGGAGATGACCCAGGTAGAGTAATTGTGCAGACTTATACACCAGAACATGAGGTAATTGCGGCAGTTAAACAGCATGACTTTCAATCTTTCTCCCAAGCAGAGCTAGAACAACGACAAGCGCTTAACTACCCTCCTTATGGCAGGTTAATTTTATTACGCTTGAGCAGCCTTGATCCAATCCAAGTCCAAAACACAGTTCAAATCATCGCCACAGCCATCGGTACAGGGGAAGGATTTGAAATCCTAGGCCCAGCCCCAGCCAACGTTTTCCGGGTAGCAAACAGATATCGCTGGCAGATATTGATCAAAATTGACCCCGATACATTGCCAAAATTGCCAGATTGGGAAGAAGTGCGATCGCTATGTCCTCAATCTGTTAGCCTGACAATAGACATAGACCCGCTAAATATTATGTAA
- a CDS encoding FAD-dependent oxidoreductase, giving the protein MHTETSPNSQETKYQSKNVLIVGGGPAGLATALMLAKRGWKNITVLEQRVAADYYEPDKSFNYLIDGRGQKLTDFLGLSDELAKLSVPTQEFYLTVIQPDSSRKTLNLPIIDANRKTAYWISRKSFVLLLYQEIEKNWQDYITVFFKTKCVEINQVATNIADEKKLEILAQSQDGDSCKFTPDFLIGCDGINSFVRQNLKEWEESNSDRFVMKLFPSPSSNLRYKVLNLPPQFPVDRNGKELAIHDMAYAIRGAFRGRRRLITLGILPLKNPEEGRTANIITPFDHEIWQLRNSEDLANFLEQAFPQLPIREIVTPTEADRFVKSEGGYFPIPQYCAGLYFLLTQESAENAPGIVLLGDAVHCFPPDIGQGVNSALEDVYVLHEALSKADDDLSRALPLYESLRADDVKALVRLSQIAFPWQYNQDPWRQSLWIVNFFIRLSLSRFLPSLFSPQAFFLIQNHRLSYQKILAKVNRTTQILWLIILVIICGVLALWGLIY; this is encoded by the coding sequence ATGCATACTGAAACATCTCCCAATTCTCAGGAAACTAAGTATCAAAGCAAGAATGTATTGATTGTTGGTGGTGGCCCGGCTGGACTAGCTACTGCATTAATGCTGGCTAAACGGGGTTGGAAAAATATTACAGTTTTGGAACAACGGGTAGCTGCTGATTACTACGAACCAGATAAATCTTTTAATTATCTGATCGATGGTCGGGGTCAAAAATTAACTGATTTTCTAGGATTGTCTGATGAATTAGCTAAACTTAGCGTTCCTACTCAGGAGTTTTATTTAACGGTGATTCAACCAGATAGCAGCCGCAAAACTTTGAATTTACCCATCATAGATGCAAATAGAAAAACTGCTTACTGGATATCAAGAAAGAGTTTTGTGTTGTTGTTATATCAGGAAATTGAAAAAAATTGGCAGGATTATATAACTGTATTTTTTAAAACAAAATGTGTAGAAATCAATCAAGTTGCTACCAATATTGCTGATGAGAAAAAGCTAGAAATTTTGGCTCAGTCCCAGGATGGCGATAGTTGCAAATTTACGCCTGATTTTTTGATTGGTTGTGATGGGATTAACTCTTTTGTTCGTCAGAATCTCAAGGAATGGGAGGAATCTAATTCAGATAGATTTGTCATGAAGCTTTTTCCTTCGCCTAGTTCAAATCTGCGGTATAAGGTGTTGAATCTACCGCCTCAGTTTCCTGTTGATCGTAATGGTAAGGAATTGGCGATACATGATATGGCTTACGCGATTCGCGGAGCTTTTAGAGGTCGTCGGCGTTTAATTACTCTGGGTATATTACCGCTGAAAAATCCGGAGGAGGGGCGTACTGCTAATATTATTACACCATTTGATCATGAAATTTGGCAGTTAAGAAATAGCGAGGATTTAGCTAATTTTCTTGAGCAAGCTTTTCCTCAATTACCAATTCGGGAAATAGTTACACCAACAGAAGCTGACCGATTTGTGAAAAGTGAAGGTGGTTATTTTCCGATTCCTCAATATTGTGCGGGATTATATTTTTTATTGACCCAGGAATCAGCAGAAAATGCTCCGGGAATAGTACTATTAGGTGATGCTGTTCATTGTTTCCCGCCAGATATTGGACAGGGTGTAAATTCCGCTTTGGAAGATGTTTATGTTTTGCATGAAGCACTATCTAAAGCTGATGATGATCTTTCACGGGCTTTACCTTTATATGAATCTTTAAGAGCCGATGATGTGAAAGCGCTGGTACGGTTGTCTCAAATTGCTTTTCCGTGGCAATATAACCAAGATCCTTGGCGTCAATCGTTGTGGATTGTTAACTTTTTTATCAGATTATCACTTAGTCGGTTCTTGCCGAGTTTATTCAGTCCTCAAGCTTTTTTCTTGATTCAGAATCATCGGCTATCTTACCAAAAAATATTAGCCAAAGTTAATCGAACTACGCAAATTTTATGGTTGATTATTTTGGTGATAATTTGCGGAGTTTTGGCATTATGGGGTTTAATTTATTAG